Within the Triplophysa dalaica isolate WHDGS20190420 chromosome 2, ASM1584641v1, whole genome shotgun sequence genome, the region TTGAGAAAACATACTGAAAACTGATTTTATTcgttttatataacattttatgacAATAGTGCAAATAATACACTTTTCTCTAACCCTAACATttaattcaacatttaaaatattatgacATTCTTTGATTTACAAAATATGGCAAATCATTGTAATGCCAGGTTGTAAGTTCATAACTAAGAAAAGTACCTATACGTTATGCAAGAAATAAGTTGTGGCAATAGCTTCAAATTGCTTATATCTTGTCATAGGGATGAGCAGATGTTAGTAGTGTATATGTGACTTCAGAGTGGAGGCAGAATTTTCCAGTCTTACTCTTCTCACACTGATGTGTCTCTGTAGGATCCAACTTAAATGTTAAACAGAGACATTTAATACAACCTTAACTATTATTTTTGACACAGAAATTATTTAACCTAATAACAACAGTGTCAATaccttaaaaacatttgttttgagtATTTCTGCATTTAGCTCAgaacctgaaaaaaaaacaaagaaagtatGAGAAAAAATATGTATGCCAGTTTAATGTCATATCTTAAGCAGATTCAACTTGAATTTTTTATGCTTCTTAACATTTGATTGTAGCATTTTAATCTTCTTAACACATAAATACCTGCATATCTTGTTGTAGCGTATACATCAAAACAACTATTTTGCTTTAagatacattatttattaaaacaaatctttttacATCTAGTCAACAACAGACTTAAATGGAAGATCATGTAATGCAAAgaaggaaacaaaaacacaaattagtTATTATTATGCACTGCAATTGTTTACAGTTTTACTCACACATCAATTAAGCTCAAATGTTATTGTCAAGAGAAGGAACAGTGAATGAGTACCTGTAGTTTGAGCTCGACAGAGGCAGTATGCACAAGCAGAGGAGAGGAGTGAAGAGATGAgaacacacactgaacacacactcAACATCAGAGTCCAGCAATTACAGTTCAATTCAGAAACTTCAGGAAGAGGGGACTCAGAAGGCACTTgctctaaataaaataaaattatggaAATTTATAAATTCacatgtttattataattatcATATAATTTCTAGCACTTCTGGCAAATAAATTGCAACTAAAATATCTTCCACAAATAGACATTTTAGTATGTTAGCTAGGGTCCTTTACTTTTTCTTTGATTTTCCAGGAATTACCAACATGAGTAAAAGCAACGTAGAAAATTAGATGAACTTTCCTATAAAGAGAGACATAATTTCTTCTGTTTCCATATTATTACTTCAACATCGAAGTGTACCATGCCTTTTTAATCTTATCAATATGAATAAAAGTATGAATGGTTTCTTACCCGACACAGATAGATGAGTCTTTCTGTTTCCATACTGGTACTCCAACCTGGATTCTAACTTGCCATTCAAttctttaagatttttttctgcttttgcaCAGTAATAGATTCCCTCATCATATATACTGACATTCATAATATGGAGATCAATGGAATTACTGGAGCTGTTGGGCACAAACGTAAAACGTGGAAATTTCCAAATGAACAAGTCTTCAGCAGTTATAAATAGAGTTGATTGATTTCCATGTGATTCGTTTTTAATCCAAACCATCTGGAAAGCTATAATGGCCCGATCACAGAAGATACTAGCATTGTCTCCTGGTTTAACTCTGATCTTCACTTCTGTCCCAAAGACTCTCTGGTATTCGCCAAACATAACACCTGCATAAACATTGACGAAATTAAACATCAAAAATCgaatctttcatttatttagtgGGTGTAACTTCTTTCAGGTATATCTCCCAATAAAGTGCATACAGCAAactttataatgtaaaaattatgcacacacacatatagactTACACATAAGTGTGATGAGGATTCCTCTTATATTCTCCATCTCAGAGTTCAACTGATAGTGACTGTTAAGGGTGAAGATCCTTGAGGGGTCAGCTGTTATCTGATTGGTGCACAGGTGTGGGAGGGTTTCTTCTCAAGGCCTCTTATACACTTATGTGTTGGaactgattattatttttttgtttaacacatAACAATGATTGAACTGTTATACATATATTGATCTGATTTATTTACTTGAACAGTCggtcagtttatttttatagcacttttcaTATGCACATGTTTTTCAAGTAGCTTTGAAGACTGTTGCAGTACTGTTGAATGAGAAATTTCATTAATATATGTCTGCAGACCCCATCTGAGTAACCCAAAGgtttatgttatttcaaatGCTGAGTATTAGCCTCTGTAAACAGCTGAATTCTATTCAGGTGCAGGTGCATGTGTGCATACAATAAGAAGTGTGTTGCATGGAGTTTGATCAAAGTGATTTGCAAAGGGCTAACCACAAATTGTTCTATTTCATCTGTGTGTGCTTTAGCCACTAACTAACACTTAGATACACCCTCATCACGATTGCGGTTACTGGCTATTCTGAGAAAACGAATAGTGTTTTTGTAGATCAACTGGTTGCGATGATGCTTAGAACAACAAGGATGTGAGttcaattacaaaaacacacatgcatgatACTGTACGGGAAAGTGTCTAACAACTCTGTACCTTAACATTACATAAACCAAAGCTGTTGctgataaagaaaaaatataattgtgtatAGAAACGTACAGAGGAGGACGGTCACAGAAATCAATGGAAACATATGTGGTTTAGAGAAATGCGAGATGAGAGTCCCTTTAGCAGCATAGAAATGCACACTTTTATAAACCACTAACATCCTGTGACATCAAAACTCcacttatatattttatcatatttacaCAAGTTctttacacatttataacaatatCATTATAGCCATATAAATATACCCAAGTCAAACACTGTTACTAAAGACAGAGCACAGACCAGCAATAGTTTCCCATTTATTACACAGGATTCTGTCACAAACAGGAGGGAAAAGATGGCTAATGAAATCAAATAGAAATTTAATGAGGAACTTCACTCAGACAAACAAAGGAATgtaagacaaaaacacaatgcaaaaaaaggGCAAGACAGGTGGAGTACAATAATCTTTTCAAGTTACATTTTGCATGGTATTTTACACACAACTTGTcaaatttgcagtttatttctgtaaattgacattgaataaacacatttaagaaatatatgaaaattctgtcaaataaaagagtaaaattacagtttgtaAAGTGCAACACAGGTAACTCTGTGACACTATTCCCCATATGAACATGTGCTACTCTTGACTTCCTGGTGCAAGTCTACAGCTGCATGAATTATTTTTGCTTATCCCCATTCCATTTGGTTGTCACTCTGTGCGCCCTAGCGGACCACAGATGTAGTGCATGTGccaaataattaatatttttatacacaAGAGATGTAAAGATATAAAAACTTGTTTAGGTATGTTATTCTTGAACATTGAATTGCATTGTTTATTGTGTCAAGTTGCAGATAAAACGAAACAACTTGTCGTTTATGGACATGATGTGACCAGGCTATTAAATTATCGAGTATAACAAGATACACTACATTACATTCAGAAACATAAGtgtcaaaaatacattaagaaacaTTATATATCCAGAACATTAACCTCAGTTCTCTGGGTAAAAAGaccaaaatctgtaaaaaaactttCCTGATTTGGAAAGAGAATTTTTAAAGtagattcattattattaaaatactgACAAGAACAAATCTAACAtcttaaatactaaaataaaccCAATTGTTTTCTGGATAATTCTTAATGAGCTTGATTGACATTGTCACAATCAAGAGCTGGAGTGCCCTATCAAGTCCAGTAGAGGGCACTCTCCTCATTCCAATAACACTTTGCTGGACTCATTACCCCCATTGCattcacctgtgtctcattaaCCTCTCTTTATATAAACCCTGTTCATTCATTCAGTCATGGTGATGTCAATGTACAACTTTGCTCTctcttgtatttgtttttctctacAATCTCTGATCAGTCATGATAGACATCTGTGTAGGCAACAGCCTATAAGTTATGTAGGCTGTCTCAGTCTGGCAGTTTggtttgtcaaaaaaaaaatctcagtaATCTCCTTGTGCTGTATCTTTTGGTCAGTGACCTGGCTTCACATCCCACAAGCATTTCTTCACATTGTACATGCACACTTATTCACGTTTGCACATCATGGTAATGGTCAATCTTTTTCGcgagacatttttattttaaccagtTCGTCCTGTTTCAAAAAGTTAaacactatttttttatatggaATTTGCTTTTTGCAAAGCTTTTTGCATCTACTGGTGTTGGTGGCTTATATTCCGTATGCCGCTCACACACCGGCATTgtgttcaattattttattattattttcttaatataGTCCttagttattttaattttacgcagttaattacatttaattactcCTATTCCATGTTTTTGAGGGGGAATTGTTCTCTTATTCCAGTAACCGGTCTAGTAGTATAGAGACTAGAACCTATAGTGGTTCTTTCTCGGTAGCTAAACAGCATGGAGACCTACGTGGTCCTCTCTTATCTAGTGGCTTTTATTGTGGTACTTATGCAGTACTCTCTTGTAAACTATACATACGTCCTACGTGGTCTTTCTCTCCAGCCTATACGACTCAGCTACTTAGTCTCGGTACTCTTTGCAGCATTAGCGTAACAACCCATTCAGTCTTTTTTTAAGCCTATGCGGTTATTACCTCAGTACCTAACATGGTAATATTGGCATATTATTAGTGTAGTGTCCTTCGCAGTCTCTGTTTCAGCCTATGCAGCTATTCCGACAGGTACCCCATCGCGGTACTCCTTGCAGCATTAGTGCAGTGACCTTCACGGCCTTCATTTCAGCCTATGCGGCTATTTTCTCAGGTACCTAATCACAGTACTCTTCCTCTGTTAACCAATATTACTGATCTCATTACTTTATGCCAATGCTCCTTTACATAATTCATCACTACTTTTCTCAATTAGTAATTAGTTGACTTGAATAATCCTCCCAGCGTGAGCACCAACCGTGAAGGGAGGCAAGATCTGCTCGAGACAGGAAGAACTCTCTCTTGACCTGGAGAGGTTTCAGTGTACAGGGTGGAGTGCCGTTGTCGGAGCTGAACTCCCGAAGATTTGAGGAAATCCACTTCCGGACCTGTGAACCCGACCAGAAAGAGTGAAGGGAGCTACAACCCACTGCCAGAGCCGTGGTCGCTTAAGCAGCAGCTGAGGGAATAGAGGGGTTAGAACACTGTGCAGAGGGCAAGACGGCAATGAAGACAAAACAAGCGTTGCAAGACTAGATTTTCACGACTTCTAAGGGAAACTAGCGGTCTGACATGGGACAGAAGGCCACAGGGGTTTTAGAAGAGACATATGACAGGGACAGTGAAACACGTCATGCAGTAAGGATTGATGCAAGAGATAAAAGGATAACGAGGGGAcgagacaaacacacacggcCTCCGAGCACATGGTGAGCTGTCAAAACAATACCATGTGCCCAACAAAACCTAAGCGAAGGAACGAAACAGACAAAACAAGCAAGTGATCAGACCCGGGACCTGACATTCATCATCTgaccatttcatttttgttggtGCTGTGATTAAACAGAGATGATGTATAAGATAAgaacaacaatatttttgtatgtattcCTAGCTTTTGTAAATGCTAATCATTTTACTGCTCAAGCAAATTTGCATTGGTGACTTCCTGCTTTAAATCACAAttaagttacatttacatttacatttacattgacatttagacatttagcagacgcttttatccaaagcgacttacaaagagtttaggagcaataagcgaaagttcatacaggagccataatacattaggtgccaatacaaagttactggtttcaacaaaagctagaccactacctgttgagagaaagggttagtgtatttttttttctcatttgtttgtcaagtattcacagaagagatgggttttaattagttttttaaatgttgtgagagatgtggttgaacggacagagataggaagaatgttccaccaggaaggagttgtgaatgagaaagagcgggagagcgatttactgcccttatgggaaggcaatacaagccgccgctggtttgctgaacgcagggatcttgatggggtgtaggagtgcaggagagagtggaagtaagccggtgcagatccagtgatagtcctgtaggcaagcattagtgacttgaatctgatacgagctgcaaccggtagccagtgaagagagatgaaaagttAGACATACCGCTTCAAATTACAAATACCACAAGTAATTATACCTTTAATTTGTTGGTACAGGGTTCTCTGTGAAGCATCGTATCTTCTTTTAAAGGTGTTACTTTTGCTTGATTTCACAAGCTGTGTTTCTTGGGGAACGCTCTGTTATTCTAATAACCTTGACCACAAATGTTTCCACTCAAGTTCAACACAAATGAGACAGAGGTAGGCAAGATGTTGTGTGGGTGTAAATGCTTTGGTGGTCAGTTTGAAGTTTGTATGCATGTTGTGTATGCAAACTCTCTGATCgttgaaaaattaaaattaattcactttaaagtaaaatataatgACAAATCCAGTTACCTTTACTTTAACCTGCTGTTAAATGAACACCAAATGGCTACTTAAAGAATCTTAAAAATACCATTCTCCAGAAAATGGTCTCTGGTACAAAATATTATATGCATTTTCAActagacattttaaaaagtattccTTCCTTGTTCATGGGAATGTCacagatcaaataaaacataatgtgtCATAAATTGAGATGATGTGTTTTGTAACCCAGTTTATTTAAAGGGccagtgtgttattttttggaggatctattgacagaaatgcaatataatatacattaaaagtaaaaattacaaaGGATATTATAACAACTGACGAAAGTGTTTCTTACCAGCGAGTGAGACATATTCTTTGGATTCCATAATAATACACATCAGACATCTGTCACAGTCCATTAAATCAAAGTTTATCTGTTGCTCTATAATTCTTAAGcttctttattttgtaaagtGGGTAAAACTGCACAGCTAGAGTACGagttaacaataaaatataaacttgtcAAAACAGGAAACCAGCAAGCCTTTTGATCAGACCACTTACAAAACTCTTCACATTTACTTCTATAACACGTCATCCATTTCTCACCTCACATTATTTAGTTGCACATTGGTCATCGAAAAAAAATGTCTCCATTAGTCCTTGTGGCTTTAGGTGTGAATAACTTTGCCTGAGGCATCTTTCTCAAAATCGATGCCAATATGTAGTTTGTACACAAAGTGCAGCACCAAATATGTtatgaacaaacaataataagttataacaaaaatagtattttgCTATTGTTGAAAATGCACCtctttacaaataataaattagaaatgtatttatttacttcagCTTCATTTAAAGTTTCAATAACAAGTAGATCTGTTTACAGGTTATTGGCCCCTCACTGCGAACTGTAGATTCTGAAACTaccaaataaaatgaatacagcTACAGAATAAAACTCATCAGAATTCTAATCATAAACACAGATTGTGTCATGATTTTGAAGTCATCAGTTGCCATActgaatattatttatatagtattttgtattaagTCAACAGAGTGCGAACTGTGAACATAATTAAATTGGTTAAAGAAATGCTGCTTTAGTCCATATAAATAACTCTTAAGAATTATTGTaagaaaatatgtcatttaaatgcacaatatGCAAACATATGTCTGCAATGTGGTAATGCTTTTACCATTTCATTTTAGTGAAAATGCTGTACTGTAGCCATATTttggcaacaacaaaaaaacatacaaaaatgtgtggCTACTGTGGTTATTTAAATCCAAGAAGTATGGTTACTATAGTTAAACCACAGTTGATATTCATCAAGGTTAGAAATGAGGCATTAaaagtgcatgtttgttttcGTCATTTGGAGCTGTCCAATGTGCTGAATTTCTTATGATCCACTACAGAAGTGTTTCTCAACAGGGTTGCCGAAATTCACATAGGGGTCGATTGATTTTACCTGTTAACTGATTAtgatttcaaatatctttcaaaactcaattttaattcaaatgacCTCTGCtagaacaatatatatattagaatGAGACCTGTATTAGGGTCTGGACCTAGTGgttataaaaaaagtgttacaAGCCACAAATTGTTTGAGTCTATTTTCACACTTCATGGAACGCACTACACTTATTAGTCAGAGCAGCAAGCACAAAGTTGTGGTTTCCTGTTTCAACTTGTTTACATCCTACCTTAGAACTACACACATTTCTAAAGTTTTATGACTTTAAAGGTTTACATTGGCTGTAGATTTGAATAGTGAAATGCAGGTGAATGATCAACcttttaaaatactattttacaTCATCCGTCATACATAGTGTAAGCAATTTTGAGTCAAACCCTTCCAATGCAAATTTTAGGTGTGTCATTAAGGTGACTTGCACATTTAATGTTTCACAATTCTCTGATAATGAGATTAGGATAAATCAGGTGTAATAAAGGTGCTTCTAAAATGCCCGAAGAGCACTGATGCTTTTTCTATTGTTGAAGGTCTGATAAGCATTTAAAACAGGTAACCCACAGAGATTTCATTCAGACCACTTTGAATTCTTCACATTCACTGCTGCAACATATTATCCGGTCTGAACTCACAGTTCCAAATTAACTCAGTTGTAATAAAGTGGTATCCTTGGATCCAATGAGCTATAAAAACAAAGTAACAAAGTTTATGTTTTACGCATTTGAGTTGTGAAAGATTTTGGACGTGGACACCATTTTTGTTGGGTTTAAAACGTACAGGCCCTTAACATGTGTAATGATGCAGATGCTTTATAAATCAATTCTCTGTAATGAAATAATCCTAAAATACATGGATCAATCATTATTCTGCAGAAAACGCTGTTTTCAAGTGAACAGCTTTGTCGTCATCACTTCAAAcaataattgtgattttaaagtATATAACCTAAATATTTACAATCAAATAACCAAAATAGACTGATTCCATCTTTAATTTATGAAATACTGCAAATAATAAGATTCTCctcttttattcaaatattattatttttatttacagggCCAATGCacattaatattcataactGTAAACGTGCCAAAATTAGCTTAAAAggctattaataaaacatacaaaataatgtaatttattaagtTCTTTAATgatctttttatttgatttactaaATATGCAAATGAATTGTACATAGGCAAGTACAAAAAGAGTTGAGTAATCATTTAATACTGGTAATCAGGTTTGCGTACATTTAGCAGGGAGAGTCACATTTTAGCATAGGGATGTGAAGATGAGAGTAGACTATATTTGACCTCAGAGTGGAAGCAGAACTTTCCGCTTTCACTCGTCTCACACTGATGTTTCTCTGTCGGATACACCTGAAATAAATACAAGATTTAgtgatttcaaacctgtcattttaaacacgataaaaatgaaaaaaaaataagagtttaAGGCTGATGGCAATGAAATGGAAACTGTACCTTCATGACACGTCCTGTGAGCGCCTCTGCACTCTTCTCACATCCTAAAACAATAAGTATGCAAAGACTGTGAGAAAATGTATATTGCAGATCCGATACAGAAACTTAAGGCTTCGTCAGGCTAGATTGTCGGCAACATGGAATCTTTTTGATTGAATGTGCTTGAAACATTTATAGAAAGTAAGCATATCCTGATAAGttgcacaaaatattttttataatggaAAAGGTTTAGAGaccataaagaaataaaaacaggtaCAGGTGAATTCAAAAGTTGTTTTCTCATATAAGTTGCATGAATAGCaaacgtctctctctctttgtgtgacGTCTTTCCTAGTATAAAACGCATGCaattgaaaaaatgtaattatccAAACGTAAAAATGAGTGCAAAGAAAagtagaatataaataaatacctgCAGTTTTCTTCTGACAGAGGCAGTAAACACAGATGGAGCagaagagaacacacacaggaCAAACACTGAATAAAACGGTACAGCAGGAGAAACAATTTGATACAGGAGGGGGGGAGACGGTGGTGTAGGGCCCAGAAGTCACTATAGTTTGAAACATAATGATAAATATTCATacttttattattaacatttttttaaataagatatCATAACAACTGACAAAGTGTTTTCTTACCAGCGAGTGAGACACGGGTTCTTCGGTTTCCATAATAGTACACATCAGACATGTATGTGCAGCctttttcatctttatttaatttgcttTCGAACTCAGCGCAGTAGTACAGTCCCAGATCAGAGACTGTAATGTTAGTAATATGTAGATCAAAAGAATTGTTGGagttttgaagaatgctgaaaTGTGGGAACCTTTCGTACGTTACATACAGATTTGTGAAATCTATAATGAGAGAGGGTTGATGTTCATGAGAGCAGTTTCTTATCCATACAAAGGAACCATGAGTTATAGGACGG harbors:
- the LOC130410638 gene encoding uncharacterized protein LOC130410638 encodes the protein MERSRVTVTALMYVSLFCQIRICGAEIEMKVRPGDNITIICDRPITHGSFVWIRNCSHEHQPSLIIDFTNLYVTYERFPHFSILQNSNNSFDLHITNITVSDLGLYYCAEFESKLNKDEKGCTYMSDVYYYGNRRTRVSLAVTSGPYTTVSPPPVSNCFSCCTVLFSVCPVCVLFCSICVYCLCQKKTAGCEKSAEALTGRVMKVYPTEKHQCETSESGKFCFHSEVKYSLLSSSHPYAKM